TGTGGGTGGGGGAGAGCGCCCGGAGGATGCCCGGGTGCTCGATCACCTGCGGCAGACCGGTGACGATGAGCACCACGAACCAGATGATCATGACCGGGCCGAACAGCCGGCCGATCTTGTGCGTGCCGAGCCGCTGCACCAGGAACAGCACCACGACGATCGCCACACCCACCGGGAGCACCAGGTCGGCGGCGCCCGGGTCGACCACCTCCAGTCCCTCGACCGCCGAGAGCACCGAGATGGCGGGGGTGATCAGGCTGTCGCCGTAGAACAGGGACGCGCCGAGCACCCCGAGCACGATGGCCGCGGCGGCCACCCGGCTGCGGCCGCCCAGCTTGGACCGGACCAGCGCGGCCAGCGCCATGATGCCGCCCTCGCCGTCGTTGTCGGCGCGCAGCACGAACGCCACGTACTTGACCGAGACGATCAGCGTGATCGACCAGAAGACGAGTGACACGACGCCGTAGACGTCCGACTCGGTCGGCCGGACCGCGCCGTCGTCGATGGAGAAGATCGTCTGCATCGCGTACAGCGGGCTGGTGCCGATGTCGCCGAACACCACGCCGATGGCGCCCAGGGCGAGCCCGGCCAGGCCGGCCTTCTTCGCGTTCGCCCGCCCGATGGGCACCCCGGCGGCCGGGACCGTGGTCGCCGGCGCGGTCGGTGAGCTCGTGGCCGAGGGTGCGGCCGACGGATCCCGGCCGGGTGCCGCCGCGGCCGGCGGGGTGCGGTCGGCCGTGACGGGATCGCTGCCGCTGTCCGCAGGCCGGTCTGGGGACTGCGGCTCCCCCGGAGTGCTCATGCACGCAGTGTGCATGATTGATCACGCTCTTTCGACGCGCCGGGCGGGCGGGTGGGTGATGTGCACCGGCCGGTCAGCCGCTGTTCGGGGGCTGATGGGTCATCCGCACGGCCGCTCCCGGCGCATCCGATCGCACTCGTGCATCTCCGTCCGGTTGTCGGACCACGACCGGCGGGGTCGCCCCGGCCTGGCGGGCCGGAATCCCGGGGCGCGGGCGAGCGGGGTGTCAGGGGGCTGTGCCAGGGTCGGGTCATGGAGAAACTGAGCAAGGACCAGATCGCCGCGGCCGGGCTCGCGGACTGGCGGTCGCTGGCGCAGGGCCTGCACGCACGGTTCCGGATCCCGGACTTTACGGTGGGAGCGCAGTTCGTCACCGCCGTCGCCGCCCTGGCCGAGGAACGGAACCACCACCCCGATCTGCGGATGACCTACGGGGTGATCGATGTGCGGGTGGTCACCCACGAGGCCGGGCAGTGGGTCACCGACCTCGACACCGAGCTCGCCGCCCGGATCAGCGAGACCGCCGCCGGTCTGGGCCTGGCCGCCGACCCGGCGGCCGTGGTGCAGCTCGAACTCGCGCTGGACTCCGCCGACGCCGCCGGGCTGGGTCCGTTCTGGTCGGCCCTGCTCACCGGGGCGCCGGACAACACCGTCTTCGACAGCGTGTTCGACCCGACCGGGCGGGTGCCGGCGATGTGGTTCCAGGAGACCGACAGCACCGCCCCGGACCGGCAGCGCTGGCACTTCGACCTCTGGGTGGCGCCGGAGGAGGCCGACGGCCGGATCGCCGCCGCGCTGGCGGTGGGTGGATCGGTGGTCGACGACTCCGAGGCGCCGTCGTTCACCGTGCTGGCCGACTCCGACGGCAACCGGGTCTGCGTCTGCACCTCGCTCGACCGCGACTGAGAGGCGCTCCGTTCGGCTCGGTGCACGTTCCGGCTCGTTGCACGTTCCTCAGTGCACCCCGAATCGGTACTCGGTGCGCTGCGTGTAGATCTGCCCCGGTCGCAGCAGCACCGACGGGAAGTGGTCGTGGTGCACCGCGTCCGGGAATCCCTGTGCCTCCAGGCAGAACGCGTCGCCCTGCCGCAGCAGGCCGGTGCGCGCACGGATCGTGCCGTCGAGCATGCCGCCGCTGTAGAACTGCAGCGCGGGCTGGTCGGTGACGACGGTGAGGGTCCGACCGGTCACCGGTTCCACGACCCGGGCGGCCACGGCCGAGCCGTCCCGCAGGACGAATGCGTGGTCGTAGCCGCGGCCGGCGACCAGCTGCGGGTCCGGTGCGCGCCACCGCGCACCGACGGCGATCGGGGTCCGCAGGTCGAACGCGGTGCCGGCGACCGGGGCGAGCTCGCCGGTGGGCAGCAGTCCGGCGCCGACCGGCAGATAGGCGTCCGCCGCGATGTCGACGAGGTGGCGGTCGACCGATCCGCCGGTGCCGGTCAGGTTGAAGTAGGTGTGGTTGGTCAGGTTCACCGGCGTCGGCGCGGTGGTGGTCGCGGTGTAGTCGATCACCAGGTCCGCACCGTGCACCCGCAGCGCCACCTGCACGTCCAGCTCGCCGGGGAAACCCATGTCGCCGTCGGGGGACCGCAGCCGCAGCACCGCCCCGAGATCATCGTGGGACTCGAGATCCCAGACATGCTGGGAGAAGCCGTCCGGACCGCCGTGCAAGGCCGCCGCCGGTTCGTTGCACGGCACCATGACCTCGGTGCCGTCGACGGAGAACCGGCCGCTGCGGATCCGGTTCGCGACCCGGCCGATCGTCGCCCCCTGGAAGGAGGCGTCGGACAGCCAGCCCTCGGCGTCGTCGAAGCCGACGGCCACCTCTCCGGGCATGCCGTCGCGATCCGGCACCCGGATCGAGGCGATCCGCGCGCCGTACCGCATGACCCCGACCTGCAGTCGCGGACCGCCGAACTCCAGGATCTCGCAGTCCCGCACATCCGGCACGCGGCCGGCCGCAGGGGTCGCTGATGTCGCAGGGGTCGCTGATGTCGCAGGGGTCGCTGGGTCCACCGGTGTCACAGGCCGGCGGCGATCCGGTGGTAGACCTGGTTCCACCGCACCTCCTTGACGAACGCACGCGGGGTGGTGGCGGCGTCGATGACCAGCAGTTCCGTACCGAGGATGTCGGCGAGGTCCTCCAGCTCCTCGACGCCCAGCGCGGAGGACAGCACCGTGTGGTGCGGCCCACCGGCGGTCAGCCAGCACTCGGCGGAGGTGGCCAGTGACGGCTCCGGTTCCCAGACAGCCCGCGCCACCGGCAGTTTCGGCAGCGGCTCGTCCGGCGGGATCACCCGGACCGTGTTGGCCACCAGGCGGAACCGGTCGCCGACGTCGCAGATGCCCATCACCACCGCCGGTCCCGGCGCGGCGTCGAACACCAGCCGGACCGGATCCTCCCGGTCCCCGATGCCCAACGGGTGGATCTCCACCCGCGGTCGCCCGACGGCGATGCTGGGACACACCTCGAGCATGTGCGCGCCGAGGATCTTCCCGTTCCCGGGGCCCAGGTCGTAGGTGTAGTCCTCCATGAAGGAGGTGCCGCCCTGCAGGCCGACGGCCATCGCCTTGAGCGTGTGCAGCACCACCGAGGTCTTCCAGTCGCCCTCGCCGCCGAACCCGTAACCGTCGGCCATCAGCCGCTGCACGGCCAGGCCCGGCAGTTGGCGCAGCCCGCCCAGATCCTCGAAGTTGGTGGTGAAGGCGCCGAATCCGCCGTCGGTGAGGAACCTGCGCAGACCGGCCTCGATCCGCGCGGCGTAGCGCAGCGAGTCGTGGCGGTCGGCCCCGGGCAGCAGCTCGGGTGCGACGTCGTAGACGTCGAGGTACTCCGTGATCAGCTTGTCGATCTCGTCGTCCGGCACGGCGTCGACCACCTCGACCAACTCGTTCACGCCGTAGGTGTTCACCGAGACACCGAAACGCAGCTGGGCCTCGACCTTGTCGCCCTCGGTGACCGCGACATCCCGCATGTTGTCGCCGAACCGCGCGAGCTTCAACGACCGTACCGCGGCCGCACCGACGGCGGCCCGCTGCCAGGCGCCCACCCGGCGACGGACGACAGGGTCGCCGACGTGTCCGGCCACGGTCTTGCGGGTGACACCCAGCCGGGTCTGGATGTAGCCGACCTCCCGGTCCCCGTGCGCGGCCTGGTTGAGATTCATGAAGTCCATGTCGATCTCGGCCCACGGGATGCCGACGTTCGCCTGGGTGTGCAGGTGCAGCAGCGGTTTGCGCAGCGCGTCGAACCCGGCGATCCACATCTTGGCGGGGGAGAAGGTGTGCATCCAGATGATCACCCCGGCACAGTTGTCGTCGGAGTTCGCCTCGATCATCACCCGTCGGATGGCGGCGGCATCCGTGAGGACCGGCTTCCAGACCACCGGGACCGGCAGCTCCGGACCGCTGTCCAGCTCGGCCGCGATGGCCGCGGACTGGGTGGCCACCTGCTCGAGCGCCTCCGGCCCGTACAGGCCCTGACTGCCGGTGAGGAACCAGGTCTCGCGCGTCGGCGTCGTCATCTTCTCACACGTCCTTCCCGGGGCCGGCGGGACCGGGCTGCCCGTACACGTTCTGGTATCTGGCGAAGAGGGAGTCGATCTTGTCCTGCGGGATGGGTGCCGGGTCGCCGAGCTGCATCGCCATGTACACCGAGCGGCAGACGTCCTCGCACATGACGGCGGCCTTGACCGCCTCCCGGGCGTCCCGGCCGATGGTGAACGGGCCGTGGTTGGCCATCAGCACCGCCCGGGACCTGCTGTGCCGCAACGTCTCCACGATGCCCCGGCCGATGGAGTCGTCGCCGATCAGCGCGAACGGGCCGATCGGGATCTCGCCGCCGAACTCGTCGGCCATCATGGTCAGCACGCAGGGCACCGGCCGGCCGAGCGCCGCCCAGGCGCAGGCGTAAGTGGAGTGGGTGTGCACCACCCCGCCCACTTCCGGCAGGTGCCGGTACACGTAGGCGTGGGCGTCGGTGTCCGACGACGGGCTGCGGGTGCCCTCGACCAGCCGGCCGTCGAAGTCGGTGACCACCATGGATTCCGGGGTCAGCTCGTCGTAGGACACCCCGGACGGCTTGATCACCAACAGCTCCCGGCCCGGCACCCGGGCCGAGACGTTGCCCGCGGTCCAGATCACCAACTGGTTGCGGGTCAGCTCCGCGTGCAGGTCGGCGACCTGCGCGCGCAGCAGCGCGATGGTGTCCCGCACCTCCGAGACCACGGTCATGCCAGTGCCTCCTGCAGCGCGGCGGACGGCCGGGCCGGCACCGCGCCGGCCTCCGCCGGGCCCGGGGTGCCCGGTCCCGGTGCGCCTGCGGCCGCTGCGTCCGACCCCACGGCGTCCGCCTCCGGAGCACCCGACCCCGTGACCCCCGATCCGCCCGGGGTGACACCCAGCACCTCCCGGCGCAGCGCCTTCAGCCGGTGCATCACGGCATTGCCACCGCGGCCGAAATGGTCGTGCAGCAGGGTGTACTCGGCGAACAGCCGGTCGTAGACCGCGGAGTTGGCAGCGACGGGCAGGAACACCCCGCGCCGGATCCGGCCCATCACGGCCGCGGCGGCCGGGACGTCCGGGTAGGCACCGGCGGCGACCGCGGCGTGGATCGCCGAGCCCAGGGCCGGTGCCTGGGCCGAGTCCACCACCGACAACGGCCGCCGGGTGACGTCGGCGTAGATCTGCATCAACAGCGCGTTCTTCGTCAGGCCACCGGCGATCACAAGTTCCTCGACGGGTACGCCGGCGCCCTCGAACGCCTCGATGATGGTCCTGGCCCCGAACGCCGTGGCCTCGATCAACGCCCGGTAGACGTCCTCCGGCCGGGTCTGCAGGGTCTGCCCGAGCACCACCCCGGACAACTCGTGGTCGACCAGCACCGATCGATTGCCTGATTGCCAGTCAAGGGCCACCAACCCGTGCGCGCCGACGGGTTGCGCCGCGGCCAGCTCGGTGAGCACCTCGTGCACGGACCGGCCCTCGGCCACGGCCCGCTCCGAGTACGCCGCCGGCACGCCGGTGTCGACGAAGTGGCCGAAGATGTCCCCGACGCCGCTCTGTCCGGCCTCGTAGCCGAACAGACCGGCGGTGATCCCGCCGTCCACCACCCCACACATGCCCGGGACGTCGGCCAGCCGCTCGCCGTTCATCACGTGGCAGGTCGACGTCCCCATGATCGCGACCATCTGTCCGGGGGCGACGGCATTGCCGGCCGGCGCGGTGACATGGGCATCGACGTTGCCGACGCACACGGCGATCCCGGCCGGCAGGCCGGTCCATGCCGCGGCCTGCTCGGTGAGACCGCCGGCCCGGTCGCCGAGCCGGCCGTCCGGCGGCACCAGCTTGTCCTCGACGAATCCCGCGAATCCAGGGGCCAGGGCGCGCAGGAACTCGGGTGACGGGTAGACGCCGTCCTGGAAGATGCCTTTGTAGCCGGCAGTGCAGGCGTTGCGGGTGTAACGGCCGGTCAGTTGCCAGACGATCCAATCAGCGGCCTCCACCCATTGCGCGGTGGCCGCATAGATCTCCGGATCCTCCTCCAGCACCTGGAGTGCCTTCGCGAACTCCCACTCGGAGGAGATCAGTCCGCCGTAACGGGGCAGCCACGACTCGCCGCGGACCCGGGCCAGCTCGTTGATCCGGTCCGCCTGGCCCTGTGCCGCGTGGTGCTTCCAGAGTTTGACGTAGGCGTGCGGGCGGTCGGCGAACCGCTCCAGCTCGCAGAGCGGGGTGCCGTCGGTGGCCACCGGCAGGACCGTGCATGCGGTGAAATCCGTGCCCACGCCGATCACGTCGGCTGCACTCACCCCGGCACCGGCGGCCGCCGCGAGCGCCGCCGGGACCGCATGCCGCAGGACGTCGACGTAGTCGGACGGCACCTGCAGCGCCCAGTCCGGCGGCAGCACCTGCCCGGTGCCGGGCAGGATCCGGTCCACCACCGCATGGGAGTACTCGTGCACACCGGTACCGAGCTCGGCGCCGTCGGCGACCCGTACCACCACCGCCCGGCCGGACAACGTGCCGAAATCGATCCCGACCACCACGGCCCGGCCCGGTTCCACCGTCATCGGCGTCCCTTTCGCTCACCGGGGTCCGGTCGGACCCCGCTTCGTTCTGCTGTCCCGCCTGATGCGGGACCTGGTTGTCTGAAAGCATTTCCGGCTGTTCGATGGTCGGACTCGCTGCTCGCGCGGCCGCCGGTCCGACTGTCCGACTGTCCGTACTGGGAGCACCCGCCTGTCCGGCCACCCCGATTCTCGTTAACGCTCACATCACCGGCGTGCGACAGGGCCCGCGGCGCACAGAGTTCAGCGCGGCGGCGCCGTACTGTCCCGGACGATCAACCTCGCGGGCACCGGTGGTCGGTCGGTCGGGTGCCCGTCGAAGGCGTCGAGCAACATCCCGATGCACTGGGCACCGAGACCCTCGACGTCCTGCCGGATCGTGGTCAGCCCTGGCGCGAAGTGCGAGGCACCCGGCATGTCGTCGAAGCCGACCACCGAGATCTGTTCCGGCACCGCCACTCCCGCCTCGTGCAGGACCCGGAGCACGCCCAGCGCCATCAGGTCGTTGGCGACGAACAGCGCGCTCGGCAGGCCGCGCTCCAGCAGCGTACGGGCGGCCCGTACGCCGCTCTCCGGTGTCCAGTCGCCGGTGATCACCGGACCCGGTGACAGGCCGGCGGCCGCGAGTTCCCGCCGCCAGCCGCGCAGCCGGGCGGAGGCGTCGAACCACGGCTCCGGACCGGCGACGTGCCCGATCACGGTGTGTCCCAGGTCGATCAGGTGCCGGGTGGCCTGGCGCGCACCCTGCTCCTGGTCGATCGCGGTGATCTGCACGCCGGCCGCCGGCTCGGCGCCGGCGGCGATCAGCACCACCGGCACCGCCGAGATGAACGGCTCGGCCATGTGCGCCACCCCGGCCTCCGGCGCGATCACCGCGATACCGTCGACCCCCTGGTCGACGAAGTAGCTGATGGCCTCGGCGACGGCCGACGGCTGGATGCTCGCCAGCGACGCCAGACTCACGTAGTAGCCGGCGTCCCGGGCGGACCGTTCCACCGCGATCATGGTGCTGCTGGGGCCGTACAGCATCGACCCGCTGGTGATGATCCCGATGGTGCTGGACCGCCGGGTGACCAGCGTCCGGGCCGCCACGTTGCGGCGGTAGCCCAGTTCGTCGATGGCCGCCCGCACCTTGCGCCGGGTCTCGGCCGAGACGCTGCCGTGGTCGTTGAGCACCCGGCTGACCGTCATGTGGGAGACGCCGGCGAGCCGGGCCACGTCGTACATCCCGGGTGGTCGGGCCGCACCCGCGGGTCTGGTCGGCACGCTCATGTCCGGGCCCAGCGACGCGACGCGACGAAACGCTGCAGCACGATGAAGAACAGCACCAGCACACCGATCATGACCCGGGTCCAGCCGGTGTTCAGATCGCCGTCGAACTCCTTGTAGGCGTAGATGGTGCCGAGGGTCAGCACGCCGAGCACGGACCCGATGACGTACCCGGAACCACCGGCCAGCAGCGTGCCGCCGATCACCACCGCCGCGATCGCGTTGAGTTCGTAGCCGATGCCGGCCACCGGGTCGCCGGAGGCGGTGTAGAAGGAGAACAGCAGGCCGGCCAGCGCAGCACAGAACCCGCTGATCACGTAGACCGAGATCTTGGTGCGCTGCACGGACAGGCCCATCAGGCCGGCCGAGGACTCGCTGCCGCCCACCGCGTACACGGTCCGGCCGAACCGGCTGTAGTGCAGGACCAGGAAGGCCATCAGCACCAGGCCGAGGGCGATCAGCACCGACGGGGTGGTGTAGACCTCGGCCACCCGGGTGCGGCCCCGCAGGTTGGTGGTGGTGCTCTCCCAGAGCCCGATCTTGCCCAGGTTCAGGGCCTGGAAGAACGAGTTGTCGATGGCGATCGACCGGTCGGTGATGACCAGGCAGAGCCCGCGGGCGAGGAACATCGCCGCGAGAGTGGCGATGAAGGGCTGGATCTCGAACCGACTGATGACATATCCGACGAACAGACCGAGACCGGATCCGGCCAACAGCACCACCACGATGACCGCCCACGCCGGCCACCCCGCCGCCAGCAGGGTCGCGGCGATCACCGAACCGAGCGCCATCACCGCGCCGACCGACAGGTCGATGCCACCGCTGATGATCACGAAGGTCATGCCCACGGCCAGCGGTATGAGGAACACGTTCTTGCCGAACAGGTCCAGCAGCGCCTGGCCGGAGGTGAAGTTCGGGTAGAGCAGCGACCCGACGAACAGCATGATCGCCAGCAGCACCACCGTGGTGCCGACCTGGGTGTACTTCCCGAACCGGCCGATCGAGCGCCGGCGGGGTCCGGCCGTGCCGGTGAGGCCGGCCGGCGGCAGTGTGGTGGTCATCGGGTCCTCACGGTGTACTCGTCGGAGCGGGGTGCACCGGCCGTCGAGCGGCCGGACCCGGTCGCGGCCGGATCCATGGAATCAGCTGCAGTCGCTGCGCTCCCGGTCACCGAGCTCTCGGTCGCGGCGTTCCCGGTCACCGCGCTGCCGGTCGGAGCGGAGGGGTCGTCGCCGGTTGCAGCGGCATCGGCGATCAGGGTGCCGGCGTCGGGAACAGCGACCGGAGCGTCCACGGCGGCCGGGGGCGGTGGTGGGGGAGCGGGGCGGCGCACCGGGCGGCGCAGAACGGTGTGCACCAGCCAGCTCCGGGCCTGCGGCGACTGCAGCAGGCAGACGACGATCACCACGCACGCCTTGAAGACGTCGGTGGAGCGCGCCGAGATCGCGATCACCACGAAGGTGTCCATGGTCTCGATGATGAAGGCGCCGATCAGTGTGCCGGCGAGCGAGAACCGGCCGCCGGCCAGTGATGTGCCGCCGATGACCACCGCGAGGATCGCGTCCAGCTCGATGAACAGACCGATCGAATTGGGATCGGCCGAGGTCGAGTTGGAGGTGAGCATCAGCCCGGCCAGTCCGGCGCAGAGGCCGGAGAAGACGTAGACGATGAAGATGATGGTGCGGGCGCGGACGCCGGCCAGCCGGCTCGCCTCGGGGTTGACACCGACCGACTCGATCAGTGTGCCCAGGGCCGTCTTCCGGGTGAGGACCGCGGTGAGCGCGAAGATGGCCCCCGCGAGCAGGATCGAGAACGGCACCGCCAGCAGGTATCCGCCGCCGATCAGCTTGTAGGCGGGAGAGTTGTCGGGGTAGAGGATCTTCTCGTCGGTGATCACCTGGGCCAGACCCCGCCCGGCCGTCATCAGCACCAGGGTGGCGACGATCGGCTGGATGCCGAGCACGGAGACGAGGAAGCCGTTCCACATGCCGGCGACCAGCGCCATCAGCAGGGCCACGCCGATCGCGGTGAGCACGACACCGACGGAGGCCCGGTCGGCGGACCCGATGATGTACATCGACGCCCAGGATCCCGAGATCGCCGCCACCGCCCCGACCGAGAGGTCGATGCCGCGGGTGGCGATCACCAGCGTCATCCCGAGGGCCACCAGCACGACAGGTGCGGCGCGGCGCAGGATGTCGATCAGCGGCCCGAACAGGTTGCCGTCCTGCACGGTGATCGACAGGAACGAGTGGTTCGCCACCTGGTTCGCGACCAGCAGTGCCAGCAGCACTGCGGCCGGCCAGACCAGCCGGTGGGAGAGGAACGCCTTCACGATCGCACCTCCGCACCTGCGCCGGCCGATGGGCCGGCCGGGAGTGGGGCTGATGAGGTGACGGCCGCGGAGCCGTCGTCGGCGATGATGCCCATGATGTCGTTCACCGTTGTCCCCTCGTTGAGGATCTCGTCGACCATCCGGCGGTCCCGCAGGATGCCGATGCGGTGCGAGAGCCGCAGCACCTCCTCGAGCTCGGCGGAGATGAAAATGACCGCCATGCCGTCGTCCGACAGCGAGGCGACCAGCTTCTGGATCTGCGCCTTGGCACCGACGTCGATCCCGCGGGTCGGCTCGTCCAGGATCAACAACTTCGGCCGGGTGAGCAGCCAGCGGGCGAGCAGCACCTTCTGCTGATTGCCGCCGGACAGGTTGCGCACCAGATGGTCCGGGTTACCGGGCCGGATGTCGAGCGCCTTGATGTACTTGTCGGCGATCTCGTCCTGCTGGCGGCGCGGGATCTGCCGTACCCAGCCGCGAGCGGCCTGCAGGGCCAGCACGATGTTGGCCCGGACCGAGAGATCCCCGATGAGACCCTCGGCCTTCCGGTTCTCGGAGGCGAAGGCAATGCCCCGGTCCAAGGCCTCCCGCGGGCTGCGCAACCGGACCCGTTCGCCCTTGATCGCGACACTTCCCGAGTCCGAACGATCGGCGCCGTACAGCAACCGGACGAGTTCGGTACGGCCGGAGCCGAGAAGTCCGGCCAGGCCGACCACCTCGCCGGGATGCACCTCCAGGTCGTAGGGCTGGATCGACCCCGTGCGACCCAGACCCGCGGCAGCCAGGAAGGCGCCACCCTCCACCCGCTCGCCGGCTTCCCGGCGGGTGCCCTCCTCCAGCGCGTCCAGCGCGGCGAGATCCTTGCCGATCATCTTCGAGACCAGTTGCAGCCGGGGCAGCGCGGCCACCGGGTACTCGCCCACCAGCTTCCCGTTCCGCAGCACGGTGATCCTGTCGGAGATCTCGTAGACCTGGTCGAGGAAGTGCGACACGAACAGTACCGCGACGCCCTCGTCGCGGACCCGGCGGATGACGGTGAAGAGCTCGGCCACCTCGCGCATGTCGAGCGACGAGGTGGGCTCGTCGAGGATCAACACCTGCGCCCGGATGTCCACCGCCCGGGCGATCGCGACCAGCTGCTGCACAGCGATCGAGTGCGCACCGAGCTGCGATCCCGGGTCGATGTCGAGGTTCAGCGAGCGCAACACCTCTCGAGCCCGGGCCCGCATCCGCCGGAAGTCGATCATCCCGAGCCGCCGCGGCTCCCGGCCGAGCAGGATGTTCTCCGCCACCGACAGGTTGGTCACCAGGTTGACCTCCTGGTAGACCGTGGCGATCCCGGACTCCTGCGCTTGCGCCGGACCGGTGAACGAGACCTGTTGCCCGTTCACGGCAATGGTGCCGGAGTCGATCCCGTAGACCCCGGTGAGCGCCTTGATCAGCGTCGATTTGCCGGCGCCGTTCTCGCCCATCACGGCGTGCACCTCACCGGGGAACAGCCGCAGCCCGACCCCGTCGAGTGCCTTCACCCCGGGGAAGGTGATCGAGATGTCCCGCATCTCGACCACGGGCTCCCCGGCGGGGGTCCGGGTGGCGCCCGGTTGTGCCTGCGTCGACATCCTTCGTCCCTTCTGGTGTTCCTCGTGCCGGTCCACTCCGCTCGGGCGAAGTGCTGCTGCCACGGATCGTGCATCCGAGCAGCTCGACCCGCATCCCGACATGATCGCGGCGGCAGCAGTTGTCGTCCGGGTGCGCCGCCCGGGCCGGTCGGCGTCCTGCCGACCGGCCCGGGAGCCACTCAGTACTTGCGGTCCGGGAGCGCTGCCTTGGCCTGCTCCTGGTCGAACTCGCCCTCGATCGTGATGATCCGGGCCGGGATCTCCTGGCCGGCCAGCACCGCGCTGGAGGCGGCGAACAGCTGCTCACCGAGCAGCGGCGAGCACTCCACGATGTAGTTGATCTTGCCGGCGGCCAGGGCCTCCATGCCCGCTTTCACCGCGTCCACCGTGACGATCTTGATGTCCTTGCCGGGCACCTTGCCGGCGGCCTCGATCGCCTCGATCGCACCGAGACCCATGTCGTCGTTGTGCGCGTAGACCAGATCGATGTCCGGGTACTTCGCCAGGAAACCCTCCATGACCTTCTTGCCACCGTCCCGGGTGAAGTCACCTGTCTGCGAGGCCAGCGTCTTGAACTTCGCATCCGCACCGAGAACGTTCTCCCAGCCGGTCTTCCGGTCGTTGGCCGGCGCGGAACCGGTGGTGCCCTCGAGCACCACCATGTTCACCTCGGAGGCATCGGCGAACTCGTCCTTGGCCCAGGTCGCGGCCTTCTCGCCCTCCTTGATGAAGTCGGAGCCGATGAAGGTCTTGTACAGGCTCGGGTCGGAGTCGACGGCGCGGTCCGTGAGGATCACCGGGATGCCGGCGGTCTTCGCCTCCTCGAGCACGGAGTCCCAACCGGTCTCGACCACCGGGGAGAAGGCGATCAGGTCGACGCCCTGGGTGATGAAGGTCTTGATCGACGCGATCTGCTTGGCCTGGTCGCCCTCGGCCGAGGTGAACTGCAGGTCCACGTTGTACTTCTCGGCGGTGGCCTTGATGTCGTCGGTATTGGCGCTGCGCCAACCGCTCTCGGATCCGACCTGGGCGAACCCGATGACGGCCCCGTCCAACTGGGCCGGGTCGACCGGCGGCAGTTCGCCGCCACCCTCGGCCGGGGAACTCGGCGCCGTGGAGTCCCCACCCGCGGTGGTGGACGCATCTGCCGAGGTGGGCGCTGCCGCCGTGCTGGTGCCGGCGGCGGCCGGGGTGGACGACGAGCCGGAGCTGCTGTTGCTGCCGCAGGCCGCCAGGGTCAGCGCGAGGGCCGCCGCGGCGACGATCGCGAACTTCTTCTTGAACACC
This region of Nakamurella alba genomic DNA includes:
- a CDS encoding 4a-hydroxytetrahydrobiopterin dehydratase gives rise to the protein MEKLSKDQIAAAGLADWRSLAQGLHARFRIPDFTVGAQFVTAVAALAEERNHHPDLRMTYGVIDVRVVTHEAGQWVTDLDTELAARISETAAGLGLAADPAAVVQLELALDSADAAGLGPFWSALLTGAPDNTVFDSVFDPTGRVPAMWFQETDSTAPDRQRWHFDLWVAPEEADGRIAAALAVGGSVVDDSEAPSFTVLADSDGNRVCVCTSLDRD
- a CDS encoding aldose epimerase family protein, which gives rise to MPDVRDCEILEFGGPRLQVGVMRYGARIASIRVPDRDGMPGEVAVGFDDAEGWLSDASFQGATIGRVANRIRSGRFSVDGTEVMVPCNEPAAALHGGPDGFSQHVWDLESHDDLGAVLRLRSPDGDMGFPGELDVQVALRVHGADLVIDYTATTTAPTPVNLTNHTYFNLTGTGGSVDRHLVDIAADAYLPVGAGLLPTGELAPVAGTAFDLRTPIAVGARWRAPDPQLVAGRGYDHAFVLRDGSAVAARVVEPVTGRTLTVVTDQPALQFYSGGMLDGTIRARTGLLRQGDAFCLEAQGFPDAVHHDHFPSVLLRPGQIYTQRTEYRFGVH
- the araA gene encoding L-arabinose isomerase — its product is MTTPTRETWFLTGSQGLYGPEALEQVATQSAAIAAELDSGPELPVPVVWKPVLTDAAAIRRVMIEANSDDNCAGVIIWMHTFSPAKMWIAGFDALRKPLLHLHTQANVGIPWAEIDMDFMNLNQAAHGDREVGYIQTRLGVTRKTVAGHVGDPVVRRRVGAWQRAAVGAAAVRSLKLARFGDNMRDVAVTEGDKVEAQLRFGVSVNTYGVNELVEVVDAVPDDEIDKLITEYLDVYDVAPELLPGADRHDSLRYAARIEAGLRRFLTDGGFGAFTTNFEDLGGLRQLPGLAVQRLMADGYGFGGEGDWKTSVVLHTLKAMAVGLQGGTSFMEDYTYDLGPGNGKILGAHMLEVCPSIAVGRPRVEIHPLGIGDREDPVRLVFDAAPGPAVVMGICDVGDRFRLVANTVRVIPPDEPLPKLPVARAVWEPEPSLATSAECWLTAGGPHHTVLSSALGVEELEDLADILGTELLVIDAATTPRAFVKEVRWNQVYHRIAAGL
- a CDS encoding L-ribulose-5-phosphate 4-epimerase codes for the protein MTVVSEVRDTIALLRAQVADLHAELTRNQLVIWTAGNVSARVPGRELLVIKPSGVSYDELTPESMVVTDFDGRLVEGTRSPSSDTDAHAYVYRHLPEVGGVVHTHSTYACAWAALGRPVPCVLTMMADEFGGEIPIGPFALIGDDSIGRGIVETLRHSRSRAVLMANHGPFTIGRDAREAVKAAVMCEDVCRSVYMAMQLGDPAPIPQDKIDSLFARYQNVYGQPGPAGPGKDV
- the araB gene encoding ribulokinase; translation: MTVEPGRAVVVGIDFGTLSGRAVVVRVADGAELGTGVHEYSHAVVDRILPGTGQVLPPDWALQVPSDYVDVLRHAVPAALAAAAGAGVSAADVIGVGTDFTACTVLPVATDGTPLCELERFADRPHAYVKLWKHHAAQGQADRINELARVRGESWLPRYGGLISSEWEFAKALQVLEEDPEIYAATAQWVEAADWIVWQLTGRYTRNACTAGYKGIFQDGVYPSPEFLRALAPGFAGFVEDKLVPPDGRLGDRAGGLTEQAAAWTGLPAGIAVCVGNVDAHVTAPAGNAVAPGQMVAIMGTSTCHVMNGERLADVPGMCGVVDGGITAGLFGYEAGQSGVGDIFGHFVDTGVPAAYSERAVAEGRSVHEVLTELAAAQPVGAHGLVALDWQSGNRSVLVDHELSGVVLGQTLQTRPEDVYRALIEATAFGARTIIEAFEGAGVPVEELVIAGGLTKNALLMQIYADVTRRPLSVVDSAQAPALGSAIHAAVAAGAYPDVPAAAAVMGRIRRGVFLPVAANSAVYDRLFAEYTLLHDHFGRGGNAVMHRLKALRREVLGVTPGGSGVTGSGAPEADAVGSDAAAAGAPGPGTPGPAEAGAVPARPSAALQEALA
- a CDS encoding LacI family DNA-binding transcriptional regulator, giving the protein MSVPTRPAGAARPPGMYDVARLAGVSHMTVSRVLNDHGSVSAETRRKVRAAIDELGYRRNVAARTLVTRRSSTIGIITSGSMLYGPSSTMIAVERSARDAGYYVSLASLASIQPSAVAEAISYFVDQGVDGIAVIAPEAGVAHMAEPFISAVPVVLIAAGAEPAAGVQITAIDQEQGARQATRHLIDLGHTVIGHVAGPEPWFDASARLRGWRRELAAAGLSPGPVITGDWTPESGVRAARTLLERGLPSALFVANDLMALGVLRVLHEAGVAVPEQISVVGFDDMPGASHFAPGLTTIRQDVEGLGAQCIGMLLDAFDGHPTDRPPVPARLIVRDSTAPPR